The following are encoded together in the Penicillium digitatum chromosome 3, complete sequence genome:
- a CDS encoding RING finger protein, translating to MGQSSSTQRHPSNTGYPAHLAPFSIQRGPNTRDENMNHRQAAEHNGEGELSPRAGMNTYNRSDQDMSSDRPGRFSTGGSQPMRSIEEENGAEYELPAREYRTAAFARMAARRQSTMSRLGSRLLPNSVIRGLLSSQEETPAEGHAHRHGLVPMPSPRSETAHTSGRFSAFNSLSSRGITRRRSAHAPYTLPPRAESAGIPDAPATPTYTDSSSQIPEPTRASWRRSVRLQRMRHSISSPISHMFGQQHSELRPDESPEYQMSDSLFDDRAMDTRRDFGEPPHELDSPSPALMRRLPGIIRARSSRVLRREEQTPLSRVLQLAASAIAAQLSGTTGPALPNIQALGNDGLDGSLENFIQSLQHATSTQAQPPATGEGPNNTGNEAPSHPVNFLRVFRFANSGPPTVPGASGQSANGVGDRGTETDGMDVDEPAEGEGRTVTLVVVGVRSVPAGNGAYTEQQQPASPGPGLDALLGLPFLPPNTIPRPQDATGESPHRGDMRSRFHLPRQSGHAGLHAPAGATEFPRPSVPNHFRRMSDTGPRAAFPSYHSSGLSESPPGLHPPPSTPSEQGVSAFSSGDSTPIRRPSSSSAIAPDTLPHLHEGQAMQPTAETLEEPVTFNTARQRRRSDSEYARHRALGSGAVRRNGMVEPDPPPPSAGRSWLIYVVGTNLSENHPALTTPSLFTDNPTYEDMILLSSLLGPAKPPVASQTDVNSAGGVFRLVEYAGSLVAEAVEGAGTIHIQDGERCLICLSDYEVAEEVRELGKCKHVFHKDCIDQWLTTGRNSCPLCRGQGVNETPSNDSNADNPAPNPGSAPDGTAV from the exons ATGGGACAGTCCTCTTCCACGCAACGTCATCCATCCAACACTGGCTATCCGGCACACCTTGCACCCTTCTCGATTCAGCGTGGCCCTAATACAAGGGATGAAAACATGAATCATAGACAGGCGGCTGAACACAACGGAGAAGGTGAGTTGTCACCACGAGCGGGCATGAACACATACAACAGAAGCGACCAAGATATGTCATCCGACCGGCCAGGCCGATTTTCCACTGGGGGTTCACAACCCATGCGGAGTATTGAGGAGGAGAACGGGGCCGAGTACGAACTCCCAGCTCGCGAATACCGCACTGCAGCATTTGCTCGAATGGCCGCACGAAGACAATCGACTATGTCAAGGCTGGGTTCTAGGCTTCTTCCCAATTCAGTCATTCGTGGACTTCTCAGCAGTCAAGAAGAGACACCGGCGGAGGGACATGCACATCGTCATGGCCTAGTTCCTATGCCCAGCCCAAGATCCGAGACTGCTCACACTTCTGGTCGGTTTAGTGCGTTCAATTCACTCAGCTCCAGAGGAATTACTCGGCGCCGATCTGCTCATGCGCCGTATACTCTTCCACCCCGCGCGGAGTCTGCTGGAATTCCAGATGCACCAGCAACCCCGACATACACCGACTCTTCGTCCCAAATACCCGAGCCCACAAGAGCATCCTGGCGTCGCAGTGTTAGGCTACAACGCATGCGCCACTCAATTTCATCTCCCATTTCTCACATGTTCGGCCAACAACACTCAGAATTGCGGCCTGATGAAAGCCCAGAATATCAAATGTCAGATTCCTTGTTTGATGATAGGGCCATGGACACGCGAAGGGACTTTGGCGAACCGCCTCATGAGCTTGATTCG CCGAGTCCTGCGTTGATGCGCCGATTGCCCGGTATTATTCGGGCGAGATCATCCAGAGTATTGCGACGAGAGGAGCAAACCCCTTTGTCAAGGGTTCTTCAGCTTGCCGCATCTGCAATTGCAGCTCAGTTATCTGGCACTACCGGTCCTGCGTTGCCTAATATACAGGCATTGGGCAACGATGGGTTGGATGGTTCTTTGGAGAATTTCATACAGAGTTTGCAGCACGCGACTTCTACACAGGCTCAACCGCCTGCCACAGGAGAGGGGCCGAACAATACTGGAAATGAAGCACCCTCACATCCTGTCAATTTCTTGCGTGTGTTCCGTTTTGCCAATTCAGGACCACCCACTGTCCCGGGCGCTTCAGGGCAGAGCGCAAATGGTGTCGGCGACCGTGGGACCGAAACTGATGGAATGGATGTTGATGAGCCTGCTGAAGGCGAAGGACGAACAGTTACTCTGGTTGTTGTTGGAGTTCGGTCCGTCCCGGCTGGAAATGGAGCTTATACTGAACAGCAACAGCCTGCAAGTCCGGGCCCCGGTCTAGACGCTCTACTCGGCCTACCGTTTTTGCCACCAAACACTATACCACGGCCCCAAGATGCCACTGGTGAATCGCCTCACCGGGGTGATATGCGATCCAGatttcatcttcctcggcaatCAGGCCATGCAGGACTACACGCCCCTGCCGGAGCTACAGAATTTCCACGCCCATCAGTTCCTAATCACTTTAGACGCATGTCTGATACCGGGCCCCGTGCGGCATTCCCGTCCTACCATTCTTCTGGTTTGTCTGAAAGCCCCCCGGGATTGCACCCGCCTCCATCAACTCCATCTGAACAGGGAGTGTCCGCGTTTTCTTCCGGCGATTCCACCCCTATCCGTAGACCGTCCTCTTCTTCAGCAATTGCTCCAGATACTCTACCCCACCTCCATGAAGGCCAGGCAATGCAACCGACGGCGGAGACTCTGGAAGAGCCTGTAACATTCAACACTGCTCGTCAGCGACGCCGAAGCGATTCTGAGTATGCTCGTCATCGAGCCCTCGGCTCTGGTGCTGTTCGACGCAATGGCATGGTTGAGCCTGATCCACCCCCACCAAGTGCAGGTCGCAGTTGGTTAATCTATGTTGTTGGAACCAACCTCTCTGAGAATCACCCGGCTTTGACAACACCAAGCCTTTTCACGGAT AACCCGACTTATGAGGATATGATCCTGCTTTCATCACTGTTGGGTCCAGCCAAACCTCCTGTCGCCTCTCAGACCGACGTCAACTCCGCCGGCGGAGTCTTCCGTCTTGTTGAGTATGCAGGCTCACTGGTGGCTGAAGCCGTGGAAGGCGCTGGCACCATTCACATCCAAGACGGAGAGCGCTGCCTGATCTGCTTGAGTGATTATGAGGTGGCCGAGGAAGTTCGAGAACTGGGTAAATGCAAACATGTCTTCCATAAAGACTGCATAGACCAG TGGTTAACCACTGGGAGAAACTCTTGTCCTCTATGCCGAGGCCAAGGTGTCAACGAAACCCCCAGCAACGACTCCAACGCCGACAACCCGGCACCCAATCCTGGTTCTGCCCCAGATGGCACTGCCGTTTGA
- a CDS encoding Phosphoribosylglycinamide formyltransferase, putative, translated as MGSPTRITVLISGNGSNLQAVIDKVAAGQINATIVRVISNRKTAFGLERASKANIPTEYHNLVKYKKQHPATPEGVQLAREEYDAELARLILADAPELVVCLGFMHILSPQFLEPLEAAKTRIINLHPALPGAFNGVNAIGRAHAAWLAGQIDKTGVMMHDVISEVDMGTPILVREIPFRKGQDENLETFETRVHETEWGIVVEGVDKVVNELIAQKQKASSA; from the exons ATGGGCTCCCCAACTCGCATCACAGTCCTTATATCCGGCAATGGCTCAAACCTGCAAGCCGTGATTGATAAAGTGGCTGCGGGTCAAATAAATGCAACAATCGTCCGCGTTATCTCCAACCGCAAGACTGCATTCGGCCTCGAGCGCGCAAGCAAGGCTAACATCCCAACCGAATACCACAACCTCGTCAAGTACAAGAAACAGCACCCCGCGACACCGGAAGGCGTTCAGCTTGCGCGCGAGGAATACGATGCTGAGCTCGCGAGGCTGATCCTTGCCGACGCGCCGGAACTTGTCGTTTGTCTCGGCTTCATGCACATTCTCTCACCGCAGTTCTTGGAGCCTCTGGAAGCTGCTAAGACGAGAATCATTAACTTGCACCCCGCGCTGCCAGGGGCGTTTAATGGCGTT AATGCGATTGGTCGTGCTCATGCTGCGTGGCTGGCGGGTCAGATTGACAAGACTGGTGTTATGATGCACGATGTCATTTCTGAAGTGGACATGGGGACACCAATTCTGGTCCGGGAGATCCCGTTCCGGAAGGGCCAGGATGAGAACCTCGAGACCTTTGAAACTCGAGTCCATGAGACCGAGTGGGGAATTGTTGTTGAAGGAGTGGATAAAGTGGTGAACGAGTTGATTGCCCAGAAACAAAAAGCCTCAAGTGCATAA
- a CDS encoding Fungal transcriptional regulatory protein, N-terminal produces the protein MTQSHQSPQTAMSGLLNSIRQDSSSSSYSFFGPKRYPESVAFWHDPSAAQTIKGPPKQALFQPPPDQKKHKRTRSGCFTCRSRRIKCDENHPLCERCRKGGRDCVYPSPTASSKASSHTTAKSRTSRPQSRGSDSSAKVGPGILSPLQPIIDEEEPDSAVSESRSSPASTTATSQPDSRNSQSVQFLRKHNARATSDASAYMKEQSSSPSTESPRLESLSVRSGSLGHSTAELLNNARLPDDVRFYLNFHHDFITPPYFFLRQHSSNFLHHSLIELALQYEPLLYALVGFSAYHHCLHSPEGKLYTFLKYYNKTLVLLRKSLGSGEEHSEATLCTVLVLTTFEEYIGDWMNLIDHHQAAHTFVLELITPESANVNELHTNIFLWYSRFDVVVGILAGTETVLGRHWYLAKEHYDAEQAAIYPDDPSKQLALVASINRRFGLDMASLYAKLSRGMISMEQFAIQNEHLGQWLEQAKTILRTFDDYEYKVQYYPQKQPLTEDDVVDPYVPGILHRGPLWDINYAWIDILATETMYKFQTMQVLQQPLLQNLQDLAKEQCRLIETMIRWPHKENGYCINFKNSLGMLGMFLPREHKYQMWARRTLALLEQHGYIIAPSFRTGLATIWQVPEVNHWWLPNDEGYTSIIREIRSLSDDRSSQVRDEKHETVRDMKSMFGSLNLDENDDKNPPFL, from the exons ATGACGCAATCACATCAATCACCCCAGACGGCCATGTCGGGCCTTCTGAACTCGATCAGACAGGATTCGAGCTCATCGTCGTATTCGTTTTTTGGGCCGAAAAGGTATCCCGAAAGTGTTGCATTCTGGCACGATCCCTCCGCAGCACAGACGATCAAAGGGCCCCCAAAACAAGCTCTATTCCAGCCTCCCCCGGATCAGAAAAAGCATAAGCGCACCCGGAGTGGCTGCTTTACCTGCCGTTCGCGCCGGATCAAGTGTGATGAGAACCATCCACTCTGTGAACGGTGTAGAAAAGGGGGCCGCGATTGTGTCTACCCGTCACCCACCGCATCCTCCAAGGCTAGCTCACACACTACAGCTAAGTCGCGCACTAGTCGCCCGCAGTCTCGTGGCAGCGACTCATCTGCGAAGGTAGGCCCTGGGATTCTGAGCCCATTGCAGCCCATCATCGATGAAGAGGAGCCCGACAGCGCCGTATCCGAATCCCGATCGTCGCCAGCAAGCACGACTGCTACATCACAACCGGACTCGCGTAATAGTCAAAGCGTACAATTTCTTCGGAAGCACAATGCCAGAGCCACGTCTGACGCTAGTGCTTACATGAAAGAACAGAGTAGTTCGCCGTCCACTGAATCGCCGCGCCTCGAGTCGTTGAGCGTGCGCTCGGGCAGCCTGGGACATTCCACAGCAGAATTGCTCAACAATGCGCGCCTACCGGACGATGTACGATTTTATTTAAATTTCCACCATGATTTTATAACTCCTCCATATTTCTTCTTGAGACAGCATTCCTCCAATTTCCTCCACCACAGCCTTATCGAACTTGCCTTGCAGTATGAGCCTCTCCTTTATGCGCTGGTGGGCTTTTCGGCCTACCATCATTGTTTACACAGCCCCGAGGGGAAGCTCTATACATTTTTGAAATACTACAACAAAACCTTGGTTCTTCTCCGGAAATCTTTGGGTTCTGGAGAGGAGCACAGTGAGGCTACATTGTGCACTGTCCTTGTCCTGACAACATTTGAG GAATACATAGGCGACTGGATGAACTTGATCGATCACCACCAGGCGGCACACACATTTGTGCTAGAGCTAATCACACCCGAATCCGCCAACGTGAACGAGCTACATACCAACATCTTCTTATGGTACTCGCGCTTCGATGTGGTCGTGGGGATTTTGGCCGGCACTGAAACAGTCCTCGGTCGACACTGGTATCTTGCAAAGGAGCATTATGATGCTGAGCAAGCCGCTATCTATCCGGATGATCCATCCAAACAACTCGCCCTGGTAGCATCAATCAACCGACGCTTTGGCTTGGATATGGCTTCTCTTTATGCAAAGTTATCTCGCGGCATGATATCAATGGAACAATTCGCCATTCAGAACGAACATCTGGGCCAATGGCTTGAGCAGGCCAAGACGATTCTCAGGACATTTGATGATTACGAATACAAAGTCCAGTACTACCCACAAAAGCAGCCCTTGACCGAAGATGATGTTGTCGATCCATACGTACCAGGAATCTTGCATCGAGGACCCTTGTGGGATATCAATTACGCTTGGATCGACATTCTCGCCACCGAGACAATGTACAAGTTCCAAACCATGCAAGTCCTGCAGCAGCCTTTGCTCCAAAATTTGCAAGACTTGGCCAAGGAGCAGTGTCGCCTGATTGAGACAATGATACGGTGGCCTCACAAAGAAAACGGATATTGCATCAATTTTAAAAACAGCCTTGGCATGTTGGGCATGTTTCTTCCTAGGGAGCATAAGTATCAAATGTGGGCCCGCCGCACATTGGCGTTGTTAGAGCAACATGG GTACATCATCGCCCCTAGTTTCCGCACTGGGCTTGCTACCATCTGGCAAGTCCCAGAGGTTAACCATTGGTGGCTCCCTAATGACGAAGGGTATACAAGCATTATCCGCGAAATTCGCTCCTTGTCCGATGACCGCTCATCGCAGGTACGCGATGAGAAGCACGAGACTGTTCGTGATATGAAATCTATGTTCGGGAGCTTGAATCTGGATGAAAACGACGACAAGAACCCTCCATTTCTATAG